TTCGATATATCTTTTCTTTGAATCAAAAGGGCTTACTTTGATCGTTTTGTACTCTTTTTCCAGGACAACTTTTTTGAGAGATACTTTTCTGGCCAGCACGGCTACCGCGACTTCTGTTGGATCACCTGTTGGTTTCCAGCGGCCATCAAGCTTTACAACGTCTGCCTTAAGTGAAAGGTATGTGAGCCCCATGATTTTTTTAAGAAGATGCTCATCTTTTTGGTTAATTTCTTTTACGATTCCCTTTGGTTTATAACCCTCGCCTGTGACTTCGTACGCCTTTTCGTTAATCAATATTTTTCTAATTACCATTTTGCCTGTCGTTATTGTGCCCGTTTTATCAACAAGTAAAGTGTCCGCGTTACCCATTGCTTCTACTGCTGCCATTTGCCTTACGATAGCTTTCGCTTTTGCCATGCGCCACACCCCTTTAGCAAGAACTATGGTGACCGCAACGGGGAGTCCTTCGGGGACGATTGAAACAGTTAGACCAATTACGGAAGTAAGAATTTCAGATAGTTCCATGCCGCGGACAAAGCCGACTATGAGGACAAAAATTGAAACTCCAATCGCGGCTTTTGCAACGAAGTGGGTAAGCTGTGTGACTTTTTTGGCAAGAGGAAGTGGAACGTTAGATGTTTCAAGCAGACCTTTTGATATCTTCCCTAATTCGCTGTTGAACCCTGTCGCGACAACTACTGCCTCAGCGTATCCGGAAACCACGTTGGTTCCGGTGAAAAGCATGTTCTTCTGGTCTCCAACTGTAAGGTTCTGTTTTTCTTGAGTGCCAGAGGTTTTTTCTACGGCATAAGCTTCACCAGTTAAAACAGACTCATCTACTTTAAGACTTTCAGCTATGATTATTCTTGAGTCTGCAGAAATTCTGTCTCCTTCGTGAATTATAAGAATATCGCCGGGCACTACTTCTTCCGAAGAAACCAGAATTTCTTCCGAATCCCGCCGCACTAGTGCTTTATGCCGAGTTAGGCTTTGAAGTTTTTCGAGAGAGTTTTTCGCTTTCCCTTCTTGAATCGTGCCAACTACGGCATTTATCGTTATTACCAGAATAATAACGATCGCGTCTATCGCTTTCCCGAAAAACGAAACTAAAATCGCTGCAAAAATTAGAATGTAGATTAACGGACTTTTAAATTGCCTTAAAAATATATCTGCGAGCGTTTCTTTTTTCTTGGACGCCAGGATGTTTGAGCCGAACGTTCTGAGACGAGAAGCGGCTTGGTCGTAAGAAAGACCGCCGTCTTGGGATGTTGAGAGTTCATCCAAAACGTCTCTTGTACTTTTCTGGTAGTAATTCATCGGGCAGTAGAATCATTATACTTGGTTTTTATGTATAATTATTGACGGATGCCAAGGTTAATTTTTAAACTTTTCGTCTCCTTCTTTGCTTTATTACTTCTGGTTTTCTCGACTACAAATAGTGTTTATGCGCAGGACCAAAACCAGCAACCGCTTGTTCCTCCTTCGCAAGAGGAAATCTCGACGGCAAAAATTGTCGAGGTTTTAGAGGAGGGTGAAAAGGAAATTGTCGGCAATAAATATCCGTACCAAATAGTGAAAGTTAAATTTTTGGATGGGTCGGAAAAGGATCGCGAGACGACACTTGACCATGGTAAAAAGTTTTCGATAAGTCGGAATCAGACGGTAGAAGAAGGACAAAAGGTTGTCGTTATTAAAAGTAGTATCGAAGGCATTGGGACGGAATACCACATTATAGACAAGTACCGACTAGATAAGGTAATTGCGATTGTTTTGGCTTTTTTTGTTCTAGTCGTTGGACTCGCAAGGCTTAAAGGGTTGGGTTCTATTGTTGGGCTCGTGATTAGCCTCGCTGTAATTGTTAAATTAATCGTTCCTCAAATTTTAGCTGGGCGTGACCCGCTTGTTGTCAGCATCGCGGGTTCATTCGTTATTATGATCAGTACTATCTATCTTGCACACGGATTTTCCAAAAGGACTACCATCGCGGTTTCCTCAACACTTGTGACGCTTATATTTTCGGGCATTCTTTCGCTGATATTCGTTAATCTTTCACAGCTTACTGGGGGAGGAAGTGAAGACGCTTATTCTCTTCGGTTTGGGCAAACGAGCAACATTAATTTAAAGGGTTTGCTGTTAGGCGGAATGATCATCGGGTCGTTGGGTGTTCTTGACGATATTACGACGAGCCTGGTTGCAACGATTTCGGAAATTGCAAAAAGTAATCCGAAATTAAAATTCGCCCAGCTGGCAAAAAGCGGTTACAGGGTGGGTGTTGAGCATATAACATCCCTCGTAAATACTTTGGTTCTCGCATATGCAGGAGTTGCTCTTCCAATTTTTCTATTCATTGTTTTGAACCCTACGAAGCAACCACTGTGGTTTATATTAAATAGCGAATTTTTGGCAGAAGAAGTAATAAGAACTATGGCAGGAAGCTTTGGGTTACTTTTGGCGGTGCCAATTACAACAATTTCTGCCGCTTGGTATTTTTCAAGAAAAAAATAATTACTTTAATTTGTCTAAATTTTCGTAAGCCTTTTTAAACTTGGCTTCATCAAACTTCAACGCATAGAAGTTGTGGACTGTGCCTTCGGCTGTTTTTGCATTGATCACTCCCTCTATGCTGAAGAGACAATCTGGAAAGTCTTTTTTATTACCAGTAATCAAAATTGATTTCCCGCCAGAAAACATTAAGCGGCCAGTTAAATGAAGATCAACAAAGCTCGCGTTTAAGGCAACGTTATTTTGAGCATATATTTTGGAAATTAAAGGGGCGTTCTCTTGAATTTTCATGAAGATTGATTGATGATTAATGGCTGGCAAAAAGTAAGGTTTCGACAAAAAATCTTGCTTTAATCTCATTTGCTCAGGAAGAAAAACGCTTCTTAAAAACTCAAATTCTGTGGTTGCGTCTATTAACAACCAAGATTGTTTCAGTACGTCATATAGTTGCAGGAAAACTTCTTCGTCGTTAAAAAGCTTACCCAGAAAGTCACAGTCAAGAAAATATATTGGCTGCTTAATAAGTCTTGTAAACCTTCGCTAAAGAAGATCTTGCTTTCGAGGTTCTGGGGTTGGTTCATTCTCTTTA
This DNA window, taken from Candidatus Curtissbacteria bacterium, encodes the following:
- a CDS encoding cation-transporting P-type ATPase: MNYYQKSTRDVLDELSTSQDGGLSYDQAASRLRTFGSNILASKKKETLADIFLRQFKSPLIYILIFAAILVSFFGKAIDAIVIILVITINAVVGTIQEGKAKNSLEKLQSLTRHKALVRRDSEEILVSSEEVVPGDILIIHEGDRISADSRIIIAESLKVDESVLTGEAYAVEKTSGTQEKQNLTVGDQKNMLFTGTNVVSGYAEAVVVATGFNSELGKISKGLLETSNVPLPLAKKVTQLTHFVAKAAIGVSIFVLIVGFVRGMELSEILTSVIGLTVSIVPEGLPVAVTIVLAKGVWRMAKAKAIVRQMAAVEAMGNADTLLVDKTGTITTGKMVIRKILINEKAYEVTGEGYKPKGIVKEINQKDEHLLKKIMGLTYLSLKADVVKLDGRWKPTGDPTEVAVAVLARKVSLKKVVLEKEYKTIKVSPFDSKKRYIEAEFEKGEEIWKVYIGAPEFLSRDLKIDHNLSSNYHHLAQEGLRVIGVAIFGPKKKLFSYALLAIDEEIRKNVEKSIEEAKAADFKVAMITGDFEETAKTIAKKVGIFKDGDEVLTGKVIENLTMEQLREKVRNVTVFARISPVHKLKIVNALNKNGRITAMTGDGVNDGPALQAASLGIGLGSGTQVAKDASDIILTNDNFKTIVAAIAEGRAIYLTLKKVILYLFSTTVGEVLAITLSILIGLPLPLVAVQIIWLNFVTDGFFVVALAQDPPESGLMSKGELRSDALVDPEMVKRVILMSTTMILVTLPIFYVYQKSGIVEGRSMALLILAVTQWFNALNVRSKTKSVFQTPIFNNHYLTGTFVIVFILQFLALQTPVGNQLLHTSPLTLTDWAIAFLASTAVIITEEIRKLSSRSRTRN
- a CDS encoding YibE/F family protein — translated: MPRLIFKLFVSFFALLLLVFSTTNSVYAQDQNQQPLVPPSQEEISTAKIVEVLEEGEKEIVGNKYPYQIVKVKFLDGSEKDRETTLDHGKKFSISRNQTVEEGQKVVVIKSSIEGIGTEYHIIDKYRLDKVIAIVLAFFVLVVGLARLKGLGSIVGLVISLAVIVKLIVPQILAGRDPLVVSIAGSFVIMISTIYLAHGFSKRTTIAVSSTLVTLIFSGILSLIFVNLSQLTGGGSEDAYSLRFGQTSNINLKGLLLGGMIIGSLGVLDDITTSLVATISEIAKSNPKLKFAQLAKSGYRVGVEHITSLVNTLVLAYAGVALPIFLFIVLNPTKQPLWFILNSEFLAEEVIRTMAGSFGLLLAVPITTISAAWYFSRKK